One window from the genome of Rhinolophus ferrumequinum isolate MPI-CBG mRhiFer1 chromosome 22, mRhiFer1_v1.p, whole genome shotgun sequence encodes:
- the THEM5 gene encoding acyl-coenzyme A thioesterase THEM5 codes for MIRSGFQVVARLGHHRALPGTCRILPRLNLTSASGSSTDSLVSRFCPEKTDLKDYALPNASWCPDMLSLYQEFLEKTKADGWIKLPSFKSNRDHIQGLKLPSGLAVTSDKSDWRIFTRCIPMEGQGYEYVIFFHPSKKKSVCLFQPGPYLEGAPGFAHGGSLAALMDETFSKTAYLAGEGLFTLSLNIRFKNLIPVGSLAVLNVAVEKMEDQKLYMSCVAQSRDGQTVYAKSSGKQVLHPQALSCHHHHPPTPRTKGRDNAEDPVPSWGPAFEPGVGHVPQTQLQLEEESSP; via the exons ATGATCAGGAGTGGCTTCCAGGTGGTGGCAAGACTCGGCCACCACAGAGCCCTCCCTGGTACATGCCGTATCCTGCCCAGACTCAACCTGACCTCAGCAAGCGGATCGTCCACGGACTCCCTG GTCTCAAGATTCTGCCCAGAGAAGACAGACTTGAAGGATTATGCCCTTCCCAATGCTAGCTGGTGTCCAGACATGCTGAGCCTGTACCAGGAATTTCTGGAGAAGACCAAGGCCGATGGCTGGATCAAACTGCCCTCCTTCAAGTCCAACAGAGACCACATCCAGGGGCTCAAGCTGCCATCCGGGTTAGCAGTGACCTCGG ACAAAAGTGACTGGCGCATTTTCACCAGGTGCATCCCAATGGAAGGACAAGGCTACGAGTATGTCATCTTTTTCCACCCGTCCAAGAAGAAGTCCGTCTGTCTTTTCCAACCAGGCCCTTACCTGGAGGGGGCCCCAGG GTTTGCCCACGGAGGGTCCCTGGCAGCCTTGATGGATGAGACCTTTTCTAAAACTGCCTacctggctggggaggggctgttcACACTAAGCCTGAACATCAGGTTCAAAAA CCTGATCCCCGTGGGCTCTCTGGCTGTACTAAACGTCGCCGTGGAAAAGATGGAAGACCAGAAGCTCTACATGTCCTGTGTCGCCCAGAGCAGAGATGGGCAGACAGTCTATGCCAAGTCCTCAGGTAAACAGGTTCTTCACCCCCAGGCCCTGTCttgccatcaccaccacccacccacccccagaaCAAAGGGAAGGGACAATGCTGAGGATCCAGTCCCAAGCTGGGGTCCAGCTTTtgagcctggggtggggcacGTGCCGCAGACACAG CTGCAGCTGGAAGAGGAGTCGTCCCCATAA
- the THEM4 gene encoding acyl-coenzyme A thioesterase THEM4 isoform X2 encodes MLRSCAARLRTLGAGRGGARPPAGNPGPAQRWFSSEKLSANDRSLPNPSWNKDLRLLFEQFMKKCEDGSWTHMPSYSYKNTLNGKLPNKHLSQAQLFTRSYEEGLGFEYVMFYNDAENRTICFFQGGPYLQGAPGFLHGGAISTMIDATLGTSAMIAVGIVMTANLNITFKRPIPLGSAVVINSQVDKIEGRKVFVSCNVRSADEKTVYTEATSLFIKLEPGKSLT; translated from the exons ATGCTGCGGAGCTGCGCCGCGCGCCTGCGCACGCTCGGGGCCGGGCGGGGAGGCGCGCGCCCACCGGCTGGAAACCCGGGACCCGCGCAG AGGTGGTTTTCTTCGGAGAAGCTCTCTGCAAACGACCGCTCGCTCCCCAACCCCAGCTGGAACAAGGACTTAAGGCTCCTCTTTGAGCAGTTCATGAAGAAATGTGAAGACGGCTCCTGGACACACATGCCTTCCTATAGCTATAAAAATACTCTAA ACGGAAAGCTTCCAAATAAACATTTGTCACAAGCCCAGCTCTTCACCAGAAGCTATGAGGAAGGCTTGGGCTTTGAGTACGTGATGTTTTATAATGATGCTGAGAACAGGACAATTTGCTTTTTCCAAGGCGGTCCTTACCTGCAAGGAGCACCTGG GTTCCTTCACGGAGGGGCCATTTCCACCATGATTGATGCTACGCTCGGCACGTCTGCGATGATAGCTGTGGGAATTGTCATGACTGCCAACCTCAACATCACTTTTAAAAG ACCTATCCCCCTTGGTTCCGCTGTTGTGATAAATAGCCAAGTTGATAAAATTGAAGGAAGGAAAGTGTTTGTTTCCTGTAATGTTCGAAGCGCTGATGAGAAGACCGTATACACAGAGGCGACAA GCTTATTTATAAAGCTGGAGCCTGGAAAAAGTTTGACATAG
- the THEM4 gene encoding acyl-coenzyme A thioesterase THEM4 isoform X1 gives MLRSCAARLRTLGAGRGGARPPAGNPGPAQRWFSSEKLSANDRSLPNPSWNKDLRLLFEQFMKKCEDGSWTHMPSYSYKNTLSTQDFTTLIRDGKLPNKHLSQAQLFTRSYEEGLGFEYVMFYNDAENRTICFFQGGPYLQGAPGFLHGGAISTMIDATLGTSAMIAVGIVMTANLNITFKRPIPLGSAVVINSQVDKIEGRKVFVSCNVRSADEKTVYTEATSLFIKLEPGKSLT, from the exons ATGCTGCGGAGCTGCGCCGCGCGCCTGCGCACGCTCGGGGCCGGGCGGGGAGGCGCGCGCCCACCGGCTGGAAACCCGGGACCCGCGCAG AGGTGGTTTTCTTCGGAGAAGCTCTCTGCAAACGACCGCTCGCTCCCCAACCCCAGCTGGAACAAGGACTTAAGGCTCCTCTTTGAGCAGTTCATGAAGAAATGTGAAGACGGCTCCTGGACACACATGCCTTCCTATAGCTATAAAAATACTCTAAGTACTCAAGACTTCACAACTCTTATTCGTG ACGGAAAGCTTCCAAATAAACATTTGTCACAAGCCCAGCTCTTCACCAGAAGCTATGAGGAAGGCTTGGGCTTTGAGTACGTGATGTTTTATAATGATGCTGAGAACAGGACAATTTGCTTTTTCCAAGGCGGTCCTTACCTGCAAGGAGCACCTGG GTTCCTTCACGGAGGGGCCATTTCCACCATGATTGATGCTACGCTCGGCACGTCTGCGATGATAGCTGTGGGAATTGTCATGACTGCCAACCTCAACATCACTTTTAAAAG ACCTATCCCCCTTGGTTCCGCTGTTGTGATAAATAGCCAAGTTGATAAAATTGAAGGAAGGAAAGTGTTTGTTTCCTGTAATGTTCGAAGCGCTGATGAGAAGACCGTATACACAGAGGCGACAA GCTTATTTATAAAGCTGGAGCCTGGAAAAAGTTTGACATAG